A segment of the Bdellovibrio bacteriovorus genome:
GGAAGTTAAAGCATCACTTGAAGAATCTTTGACGGGAATTCGGTAGGACTCAGAGGCCCACTCGCCAAGATCAATAAGTCTGCATCTTTCAGAGCAGAAAGGGCGGAAGGGATTTTCGTTTGAGTACAAAGCCAAACGCCCGCATTGCGGGCATTTGACCTGTCGAGATTGAGATTCGGTCATAGTCGAAATTTATTCCAAGTCCCGCACCCAGTGCAAGACGCGGAGCTTAGTAACGCTTGAAAACACCCGTTGCGAACTTCGTCGCAACACCATTGTGCGGGAAGTAAAGTTCGTAAGCGAACTGATTCTGCGCCAAAGTGCCTTCTTTCACCATCACCTGGATCAGGCGAAGACCACCACCGTTCAGGTAAGAACCCTGAGCGCGGATTTCAAAGCCTTTGCTGCTGTTGATCAGGCTGAAAGTGTTGTTGTTGGAAAGAATCAGCGGGTTGAAAGCAACACCACCTGCGTTGATTCCCAGGCTCAATGTGTACTGATACCAGTTTGGAGCAGGGTATGCTTCAAATCTGATCACCGGTCTCATGGAACCGTCGATAGAGAAAGAAATCATCAGGGAGCCGGACGCCCAGTTTTCACACTTGGCCAAACCAGCTTCGATACCCCAGATAGTGCGACCACACACTGCCAACGCTTCTTTCAGGAAGGTTGCATAAGCACCACTGTTCACAATGCTCAGGCTGCCGCGGTAGTTCGTGTTATTACCATAATAGTTATAGTCATAGAATTGGACAGGGCCGGTTACGACGTTGCCGCCGCCATTTACCACAACGCAAGATGATCCATTCCAGACAGTGCCAACAGCACAGTTAGGGATCACACCGGTATTGGTGTTTCCACCACCACCACTTTTTCCGCACGCCGCTAAAACCAGCGCGCTATAGATCGCGATAAACGATACGATGATCCTTTTCATAATAAACCTCTCTCTCGATATTTTTCCTCACTTACACTGCAATACATGAGTCATGCCAGAGCACGGGATTGTTGAAAGAGGGTTTAAATGCAGATGGGGCGCGCCGAGGTGTTTACTTATTTATAAGGTCAGCCATTTTGTGTCACAGGCTGCGCCGATGGCGAGGGGTGAATACTGCAATGGAACATGAAAAACCCTGTCTCAATCTGAGACAGGGGGGGGAACTTATTGAAAGCACTGCGGGTTTTAGTCGCCGCGAGCGATGTCGGCTGTGCTGGAGATGCCCACGGCATTGCCGGCCTCATCCAGGTCAACATGGAAGCGAACGTTGGTTTCGCCCAGCGGGCGGTAGGTGATCAGCAGATTGCACACGGCGGATTTTCCACTCTGGTCGACGCTGCATTTGGTGTCGGTGTGGGAAACAGCACTTGTCATGTTTTCCAGATCCTGGCCTTCGGAAAGGCGGGTCAGGATCTCGTCGTTGTAGGCCTGAACTTTGGCCAGAATCTCTGTCAGCTTTTCTTCGGGGCGAACATCACCAGTCAGGCGCATTGAAGCGGCATTTTGTTCCAGAAGAGTCAGGGCCTGCTCTTGCAGTTTTTGATCATTCAAAGAATCAAAAGCCGAAGCTGAGGCTTGGGTCGCAAAAACAAAAGACATCAAAAATACAGTCATCGACACGCGCATGGAATCCTCCGGATTTTTTTTAAAGTATGTCGAAGATGGTTCTTAGCAGAATTTGTGCCTGCCGGAGATGAGCTTTGTTTTGATTCCAGTGACTATGCTTGAGTGA
Coding sequences within it:
- a CDS encoding metalloproteinase domain-containing protein; the encoded protein is MRVSMTVFLMSFVFATQASASAFDSLNDQKLQEQALTLLEQNAASMRLTGDVRPEEKLTEILAKVQAYNDEILTRLSEGQDLENMTSAVSHTDTKCSVDQSGKSAVCNLLITYRPLGETNVRFHVDLDEAGNAVGISSTADIARGD
- a CDS encoding DNA gyrase inhibitor YacG; amino-acid sequence: MTESQSRQVKCPQCGRLALYSNENPFRPFCSERCRLIDLGEWASESYRIPVKDSSSDALTSMDDDDYPGEDKH